In a genomic window of Candidatus Hydrogenedentota bacterium:
- a CDS encoding Rrf2 family transcriptional regulator, translated as MNISSRCEYACRAVIELARLSSMSQPTTIEAIARKRGIPEKFLVQILLQLKRAGIVRSVRGVHGGYLLGRMPESITLLDIVQAVDGPVLRPLPVRDEGSADLAPTWREVAAGIENVLREVTVRTILDRASASTMYFI; from the coding sequence ATGAATATCTCGTCACGTTGTGAATATGCCTGCCGCGCGGTCATCGAATTGGCTCGTCTTTCTTCCATGTCGCAACCGACGACGATAGAGGCCATTGCCCGAAAGCGTGGCATTCCGGAAAAATTCCTCGTCCAGATATTGCTCCAGCTCAAACGCGCCGGCATTGTGCGCAGCGTTCGCGGCGTGCATGGCGGCTATCTGCTGGGACGTATGCCCGAATCCATCACGCTGCTGGACATCGTGCAAGCGGTGGACGGGCCCGTGCTTCGTCCCCTGCCGGTGCGAGACGAAGGTTCCGCCGACCTCGCCCCCACTTGGCGAGAAGTCGCGGCAGGCATCGAGAACGTCCTGCGTGAAGTCACCGTCCGGACTATACTCGATCGCGCCAGCGCCAGCACAATGTATTTCATTTGA
- a CDS encoding ATP-binding protein, with amino-acid sequence MDQYELVVHKGGLEFGRFGIGEGGLAIGRSTDADVILTDSAVSRSHARVYLDLDKIMLEDLGSRNGIYVNGRLMRKTVLTERDRFQIGDYLFSIERAVPVNSSSTTISYHQGTLLYEQMVSPGDKGRLPILYRAAHLLGSVFDMDDLLSQILALIFEAVPAQRGFILTIDANTQMPVIRASHSQETTGDGPPLSRTLIDRVLGQKDAVMTMDALADERFDASKSVMAHAIRSAICVPLCGRQGVIGALYVDSGTKAMPFSHGDFELLMALGRVVGLTVENAQLHHEKVEQERLAAIGLAMASVGHCVKNILTGMKGGAEIVEEATKSKEWRRVEWGWPVLKRSIDRIEGLMLNLLMLSKERVPERTATDLNKIIEDVLGTIELRAKDAHAELHFDPVPLPPAYVDGASIYRLALNLIVNAIEACQDKGGHVTVACSADSFGHTIQVSDTGCGILPEMIPHLFDAFSSTKGSRGTGLGLACCWKIVKEHGGTIECSSEPGKGSVFTVFLPPADSANSPPPLFLAPVSGSDCPR; translated from the coding sequence ATGGATCAATACGAACTCGTTGTACACAAAGGCGGATTGGAGTTCGGACGTTTCGGCATCGGGGAAGGCGGCTTGGCAATCGGCCGCAGCACGGACGCGGATGTAATTCTGACAGATAGCGCCGTGTCGCGCTCGCACGCGCGCGTCTATCTCGATTTGGACAAGATCATGCTCGAGGATCTCGGATCGCGCAACGGCATCTACGTCAACGGCCGCCTGATGCGCAAGACGGTCCTGACCGAGCGCGACCGGTTCCAGATCGGCGACTATCTGTTTTCCATCGAACGCGCCGTCCCGGTGAACAGTTCATCCACGACCATTTCCTATCATCAGGGCACACTGCTGTACGAGCAAATGGTCTCGCCCGGCGACAAGGGCCGCCTGCCGATTCTCTATCGGGCGGCCCATCTGCTGGGCAGCGTGTTCGACATGGACGATTTGCTTTCGCAGATACTGGCGTTGATTTTCGAGGCCGTGCCGGCCCAGCGGGGATTCATCCTCACGATAGATGCCAACACGCAAATGCCGGTCATCCGGGCCTCGCATTCGCAGGAAACAACCGGAGATGGCCCGCCCCTCAGTCGCACGCTGATCGATCGCGTGCTGGGCCAGAAGGACGCTGTCATGACGATGGACGCCTTGGCGGACGAGCGTTTCGACGCGTCGAAAAGCGTGATGGCCCACGCCATCCGATCGGCCATCTGCGTGCCGCTATGCGGCCGGCAGGGCGTCATTGGCGCCCTTTACGTGGATTCCGGCACCAAGGCGATGCCCTTTTCGCACGGCGATTTCGAACTCCTCATGGCGCTTGGCCGTGTGGTGGGGTTGACGGTCGAAAACGCCCAACTCCACCACGAGAAAGTCGAGCAGGAACGTTTGGCGGCCATCGGCCTTGCCATGGCGAGCGTCGGGCATTGCGTGAAAAATATCCTAACCGGCATGAAAGGCGGCGCCGAAATCGTCGAAGAAGCCACCAAATCCAAGGAATGGCGCCGCGTCGAATGGGGGTGGCCGGTCCTGAAACGATCGATTGATCGCATTGAAGGACTCATGCTCAACCTGTTGATGCTGTCGAAGGAGCGCGTACCCGAACGGACCGCGACGGATCTGAACAAAATCATCGAAGACGTGTTGGGCACGATTGAACTGCGCGCAAAGGACGCCCACGCCGAACTCCATTTCGACCCCGTTCCCCTGCCCCCCGCGTATGTGGACGGCGCCTCGATATACCGTCTGGCGCTCAATCTCATTGTCAATGCCATCGAGGCCTGCCAGGATAAGGGAGGCCATGTGACGGTGGCGTGCTCCGCCGACTCGTTCGGACACACGATTCAGGTGAGCGACACGGGCTGCGGTATTTTGCCGGAAATGATCCCCCATTTGTTCGATGCTTTTTCGAGCACCAAAGGATCGCGCGGGACGGGATTGGGCTTGGCCTGCTGCTGGAAAATCGTAAAGGAACACGGCGGCACGATCGAATGTTCCAGCGAACCGGGCAAGGGCAGCGTGTTCACGGTGTTCTTGCCGCCTGCCGATTCGGCCAACTCGCCGCCGCCGCTGTTTCTTGCCCCTGTTTCAGGATCGGATTGTCCACGATGA
- a CDS encoding response regulator codes for MLENRRKALVVDDESDVRLFVRTILETEGWHVVEAVNGQEAIDMANDEAPDLIVLDLMMPVKDGFETFKELREGVFTKDIPVVMLTAINQFEQEAKEDEASVGNRYGVARPEGFVEKPVDPVFLLYTINGAVR; via the coding sequence ATGCTTGAAAATCGTCGCAAGGCTCTTGTTGTTGACGATGAAAGCGATGTCCGCCTGTTTGTGAGAACCATTCTCGAAACGGAAGGGTGGCATGTCGTTGAAGCCGTCAACGGCCAAGAAGCGATCGACATGGCCAACGACGAGGCGCCGGATTTGATCGTGCTTGATCTGATGATGCCGGTCAAGGATGGCTTTGAGACGTTCAAGGAACTGCGCGAGGGCGTTTTTACGAAAGACATACCCGTCGTGATGTTGACGGCGATCAATCAATTCGAGCAGGAAGCGAAAGAGGATGAGGCGTCGGTGGGAAACCGGTACGGCGTGGCAAGGCCGGAGGGATTTGTGGAGAAGCCAGTGGATCCGGTCTTTCTGCTCTACACCATCAATGGAGCGGTGAGGTAA
- a CDS encoding PQQ-like beta-propeller repeat protein: MKTSAAVFSTVLLYISCMAFAGDSPQFRGPNRDGKFDEQGLLKTWPEGGPSIAWIAQGLGRGYSSVSAVQGKLYTTGMLEGEIGHLFVLSADGTVEKKIPYGKETTNDQAPGSRSTPTLDGNRAYLMSALGMVYCIDLDTGAKRWEVNVLERFNGSNNLWNLAESVLIDGERVICTPGGKDAVVAALDKMTGETVWTTKGLEDRASYCSPVIANHHGRRILLAETSKYILGADAETGSLLWSFEQKVPWDIHAVPPVYSNGLVYYTAGDAVGGGALEMAPDGMSVTSKWTNRDLDSLHHGVVLVDGCLYGTSSKRGRLVCVEMATGRTLWSAKEIKECVVVYADGMLYTYEGPKTGIVSLVKAVPSGFERTGQFTVEQGTHQHWAHPTIAHGRLYIRHGDALIAYDVAEKK; this comes from the coding sequence ATGAAGACATCCGCAGCCGTTTTTTCAACCGTGTTGCTGTACATTTCATGTATGGCTTTTGCGGGTGATTCGCCGCAGTTTCGGGGCCCCAACCGCGATGGCAAATTCGACGAACAAGGCTTGTTGAAGACATGGCCTGAGGGCGGTCCGTCCATTGCATGGATTGCACAGGGGCTGGGCCGGGGCTATTCGTCGGTATCGGCCGTACAGGGAAAATTGTATACAACGGGCATGCTCGAAGGCGAAATCGGCCACCTGTTCGTCCTGAGCGCGGATGGAACGGTCGAAAAGAAAATCCCATACGGAAAGGAAACCACGAACGATCAGGCGCCCGGTTCGCGTTCGACCCCCACGCTGGATGGCAATCGGGCCTACCTGATGTCCGCGCTGGGCATGGTCTATTGCATCGATCTCGACACCGGCGCAAAACGTTGGGAAGTGAACGTTCTCGAACGTTTCAACGGTTCGAACAACCTGTGGAATCTGGCCGAGTCGGTGCTGATTGACGGCGAACGCGTCATCTGCACGCCGGGCGGTAAGGACGCCGTCGTCGCGGCCCTGGATAAAATGACCGGCGAAACCGTCTGGACCACCAAGGGTCTCGAAGACCGTGCTTCCTATTGCTCGCCCGTCATCGCCAATCATCATGGACGTCGCATTCTCCTGGCTGAAACCAGCAAGTACATTCTCGGCGCCGACGCGGAAACCGGCTCGTTGTTGTGGTCTTTCGAGCAGAAAGTGCCGTGGGACATACACGCCGTCCCGCCCGTGTACAGCAACGGCCTCGTGTATTACACCGCGGGCGACGCCGTGGGCGGCGGCGCGCTCGAAATGGCGCCGGACGGGATGTCGGTAACGTCGAAATGGACCAATCGCGACCTTGATTCGCTGCATCACGGCGTCGTGCTGGTGGACGGCTGCCTCTACGGGACGAGTTCGAAGCGGGGCCGGCTGGTATGCGTCGAAATGGCCACGGGCCGCACCCTGTGGAGCGCAAAGGAAATCAAGGAGTGCGTCGTCGTGTACGCCGACGGCATGCTCTACACTTATGAAGGGCCGAAAACCGGCATTGTCAGTCTTGTCAAAGCCGTCCCGTCGGGTTTTGAACGCACCGGCCAGTTCACCGTCGAACAGGGAACACACCAGCATTGGGCACATCCGACCATCGCTCACGGCCGTCTTTATATTCGCCACGGCGACGCCCTGATCGCCTATGATGTCGCCGAAAAGAAATAG
- a CDS encoding lysophospholipid acyltransferase family protein: protein MGTFRVAIRILGMAGYILAFFVLWTLGRPFARLFEGGAVRWRRFAFRTWARCVARMFGMRIIVHGQPPKPPFFLVSNHLTYMDGLTIASVVGGEFVAKSEVAHWPAIGFFARRVNAIFVDRQKRSDTVRVNKLIRETLDRGEGVVMFAESTTSKGTTIMPYKTALFAPAIEYGIPVYYATIHYNPRPGLPPATQWITWWEPISFGAHFVRMAQYPGFDAVLTFGTEPISGTDRKELAKAVHEASLRQFVPME from the coding sequence ATGGGCACTTTTCGCGTGGCCATTCGCATTCTGGGGATGGCGGGCTACATCTTGGCGTTTTTTGTGTTATGGACGCTGGGGCGGCCATTTGCGCGCCTGTTTGAGGGCGGCGCCGTCCGCTGGCGGCGTTTTGCGTTTCGGACATGGGCCCGTTGCGTGGCGCGCATGTTCGGCATGCGGATTATCGTCCATGGCCAACCGCCAAAACCGCCCTTCTTCCTTGTTTCAAACCATTTGACCTATATGGACGGCCTGACCATCGCCAGCGTGGTGGGCGGCGAATTCGTCGCCAAAAGCGAAGTGGCGCATTGGCCCGCCATCGGCTTTTTCGCCCGGCGCGTCAATGCCATTTTCGTGGACCGCCAGAAACGAAGCGACACCGTTCGCGTGAACAAACTCATCCGGGAAACGCTCGATCGGGGTGAAGGGGTCGTGATGTTCGCCGAAAGCACGACATCCAAGGGCACGACCATCATGCCCTATAAAACGGCCCTGTTTGCACCGGCCATTGAATATGGCATTCCCGTTTATTACGCAACGATCCATTACAATCCGCGCCCCGGTCTGCCGCCCGCAACGCAATGGATTACCTGGTGGGAACCCATTTCGTTCGGGGCGCACTTTGTCCGAATGGCCCAATATCCCGGCTTCGATGCGGTTCTCACCTTCGGAACGGAACCCATTTCTGGAACGGACCGCAAAGAACTTGCAAAAGCGGTCCATGAGGCGTCCTTGCGGCAATTTGTCCCGATGGAATAG
- a CDS encoding extracellular solute-binding protein: MRNAFGLVLIFTALAAHANEPVTIFFWGSEWDTLALDLIQDFETRHDGRDGCPPIKVIMGQTACINNIDDPQRLMTAIAGGDPPDVVWFNRYAVGGMAARGAFESLQPFYDRDLAEYPNDPMTLREEQFFPACWSDVMVKGELFAIPADTDNRALYYNKDIFDKHANALIAAGCVDPDDPAKPGPPRDWDQLRKCAEILTERDDNGRLIRVGFIPNFGNSWLYLYSWLNGGRFLSPDGRTCTLNGPETVEALAYVTEIYDLMGGAEAVSVFQTSLQGGDLDPFLSGKIAMRVDGDGFLNTIANQRRDMRFGVVLTPPPAGKKALGWSAGWSWAMPKGARHPNEAWKFIKHLASRQAYEIRANARKQAAQAAGNIFIPWFSARRDVTEWALEHYLYANPGIEEKYKDAMRVFFGGMSFSEHLPITPVGQLLWTAQVRALDSGIFKRYDKNDTRKNAQIALDLNAKMVQAELDRIYNPKPYPVVRWAPLIGIYVAMVIVGLPFGYWHFGRRVRARGYFRREHRAGYFFAMPWLAGFILFGGGPICFSLLMSFCQYDVLSPPKFVGLDNYTAMLTDDPLFYKSLWNTLFMAIGIPLGMALSLAIALLLNYEIKGMAIYRTFFYLPAIMPAVAASILWVWIFNPDAGILNALLAKAGVHGPAWLQNQYWSKPALIVMGLWGAGSGMIVWLAGLKGIPRHLYEAAELDGAGRFRQFFHVTIPMLSPYILFNLIMGIIGTFQIFTQAFIMTQGGPLDSTLFYAYHLFNNAFRYMKMGYASAMAWFLFAIVLVLTVVQLRLSRIWVHYETEN; the protein is encoded by the coding sequence ATGCGAAATGCCTTTGGACTGGTTCTCATTTTCACGGCGTTGGCGGCGCATGCCAACGAACCTGTTACGATCTTTTTCTGGGGCAGTGAGTGGGACACGCTCGCTCTGGATCTGATCCAGGATTTCGAAACACGTCACGACGGCCGCGATGGGTGTCCTCCCATCAAAGTCATCATGGGCCAGACGGCCTGCATCAACAATATTGACGATCCGCAGCGGCTCATGACGGCCATTGCGGGCGGCGATCCGCCGGATGTCGTATGGTTCAACCGTTACGCCGTCGGCGGCATGGCCGCGCGGGGTGCGTTCGAATCGCTCCAACCCTTCTACGATCGCGATTTGGCTGAATATCCAAACGATCCAATGACGTTGCGCGAGGAACAGTTCTTCCCGGCATGCTGGTCTGATGTCATGGTCAAGGGGGAACTCTTCGCCATCCCCGCCGACACGGATAATCGCGCCCTCTATTACAACAAGGACATCTTCGACAAACACGCCAATGCCCTTATCGCCGCCGGATGCGTTGATCCGGACGATCCGGCGAAACCCGGTCCGCCGCGCGATTGGGATCAACTCCGAAAGTGCGCGGAGATCCTGACCGAACGCGACGACAACGGGCGTTTGATCCGCGTGGGATTCATACCGAATTTCGGTAATTCGTGGTTGTATCTCTACAGTTGGCTGAACGGGGGGCGATTTCTGAGTCCCGACGGGCGGACCTGCACCCTCAACGGTCCCGAAACCGTCGAGGCGCTCGCGTATGTGACCGAAATCTACGACCTGATGGGCGGCGCGGAAGCGGTCAGCGTGTTTCAGACATCACTGCAGGGCGGCGATCTCGACCCGTTTCTGTCAGGGAAAATCGCAATGCGAGTGGACGGCGACGGCTTCCTCAACACGATAGCGAACCAACGGCGCGACATGCGGTTTGGCGTCGTGCTCACGCCGCCGCCCGCGGGCAAAAAAGCGCTCGGCTGGTCGGCGGGCTGGTCATGGGCGATGCCGAAAGGAGCACGCCATCCAAACGAGGCGTGGAAATTCATCAAGCACCTTGCGTCGCGCCAAGCCTACGAAATACGCGCCAATGCCCGAAAACAGGCCGCTCAGGCCGCAGGCAACATCTTCATCCCGTGGTTCAGCGCGCGTCGCGACGTCACCGAATGGGCGCTCGAACATTACCTGTACGCCAATCCCGGCATCGAAGAGAAGTACAAGGATGCGATGCGCGTATTTTTCGGCGGCATGTCCTTCTCGGAGCATTTGCCCATTACGCCGGTTGGGCAATTGTTGTGGACGGCACAGGTCCGCGCGCTCGACAGCGGCATCTTCAAGCGCTACGACAAGAACGATACCCGTAAAAACGCGCAAATCGCGCTCGATTTGAACGCAAAAATGGTGCAGGCCGAACTGGATCGAATCTACAATCCGAAACCGTACCCAGTGGTCCGCTGGGCCCCGCTTATAGGGATATACGTGGCCATGGTCATTGTGGGGTTGCCGTTCGGCTATTGGCATTTCGGACGCCGCGTGCGCGCGCGCGGCTATTTTCGGCGTGAACACCGCGCCGGTTATTTCTTTGCCATGCCGTGGCTTGCCGGATTCATTCTGTTCGGCGGCGGCCCCATCTGTTTTTCGTTATTGATGAGTTTTTGCCAATACGATGTGCTGTCGCCGCCCAAATTCGTCGGACTCGACAATTACACCGCAATGCTCACAGACGATCCGTTGTTCTACAAGTCGCTCTGGAACACCCTGTTCATGGCAATAGGCATTCCGCTGGGCATGGCCTTGAGCCTCGCGATCGCCCTGCTGCTCAACTATGAAATCAAAGGCATGGCGATCTACCGGACATTCTTTTACCTGCCCGCGATCATGCCCGCCGTCGCCGCTTCGATATTGTGGGTATGGATTTTCAATCCCGACGCGGGCATCCTGAACGCCCTGCTCGCCAAGGCCGGGGTTCACGGCCCGGCGTGGCTTCAAAACCAATACTGGTCTAAACCCGCGTTGATCGTCATGGGACTCTGGGGCGCGGGCTCCGGCATGATCGTATGGCTCGCGGGGCTGAAGGGCATCCCCCGCCATCTTTACGAGGCCGCCGAACTCGACGGCGCCGGCCGTTTCCGACAGTTCTTCCACGTCACGATCCCCATGCTCAGCCCCTATATTCTGTTCAACCTGATCATGGGCATCATCGGCACATTTCAAATCTTCACGCAGGCCTTCATCATGACACAGGGCGGCCCCCTCGACTCGACCCTCTTCTACGCCTACCACCTCTTCAACAACGCCTTCCGTTATATGAAAATGGGCTATGCTTCCGCCATGGCGTGGTTCCTTTTCGCCATTGTGCTTGTCCTTACCGTCGTCCAACTCCGCCTCTCCAGGATTTGGGTCCACTACGAAACGGAAAATTGA
- a CDS encoding M23 family metallopeptidase — protein MKKWTVMLIPHDRGSSRTLNLSAYQIWLVVMVVVGLSFTTSFFFKRHECYVRQVKHLEQVRRDLETQYAQQFSAPNPQPAMTAQERLELEQRLRSEYDATLSRITAQLSELRDMENQARGLTGLAPRRTVREVSMAPGGGGKGGGASSLDALAYETEDPKIVSPSVIYGLSQPSADLIIQEINLRTASLQELVRDLRAKQEEVTRLPSIWPTLSSRRDISSPFGFRKDPYTFRISHHDGTDITAPLGSPVIATAKGTVVYSEYDKGGLGHLVKINHGGGIETWYGHLQTRLVEVGDQVDRKTVIGKLGSTGRSTGPHIHYEVHVNGVRVNPAKYLK, from the coding sequence ATGAAAAAGTGGACCGTGATGCTGATACCCCATGATCGGGGCAGCTCGCGAACGCTTAATCTGAGCGCTTACCAGATATGGCTGGTGGTGATGGTGGTGGTTGGGCTGTCTTTCACCACTTCATTCTTTTTCAAGCGCCATGAGTGCTATGTCCGGCAGGTAAAGCACCTCGAACAGGTGCGGCGCGACCTTGAAACCCAGTATGCGCAACAATTTTCGGCTCCGAATCCCCAGCCGGCCATGACCGCCCAAGAGCGCCTTGAACTCGAACAGCGGCTTCGCTCGGAATATGACGCCACTCTTTCGCGGATAACGGCCCAGTTGAGCGAGTTGCGCGACATGGAAAACCAGGCGCGCGGCCTGACGGGCCTTGCGCCACGGCGCACGGTACGGGAAGTCAGCATGGCTCCCGGAGGCGGCGGAAAAGGCGGCGGAGCGAGTTCGCTCGATGCCTTGGCATACGAGACGGAAGATCCCAAAATTGTTTCCCCCAGCGTAATCTACGGGCTTTCGCAGCCCTCGGCCGATCTGATCATCCAGGAAATCAATTTGCGGACAGCCAGCCTGCAGGAATTGGTCCGTGATCTACGGGCCAAGCAGGAGGAAGTGACGCGTCTACCGTCCATCTGGCCGACGCTCAGCAGCCGCCGCGACATCAGTTCCCCCTTCGGATTTCGGAAGGATCCGTACACGTTCCGGATTTCCCATCACGATGGCACGGACATTACGGCCCCGCTGGGTTCGCCCGTAATTGCGACAGCCAAAGGCACCGTGGTTTACTCCGAATACGACAAGGGCGGCCTCGGCCACCTCGTCAAGATCAACCACGGCGGCGGCATCGAAACATGGTACGGTCATCTCCAGACCCGGCTGGTCGAAGTGGGCGATCAGGTGGACCGAAAGACCGTCATCGGCAAACTGGGTTCGACCGGGCGAAGCACCGGACCCCATATCCACTACGAAGTCCATGTCAACGGCGTCCGGGTCAATCCGGCCAAATATCTGAAGTAG